One window of the Gordonia westfalica genome contains the following:
- a CDS encoding acyl-CoA dehydrogenase family protein gives MVSFEFSPEHSAFADTLNTFATRELLPQYRDRSASTEFPFEAFKQLGDLGVLGIGLPDEYGGTGEEDPVLLGLATEVLAAGDVNIASAPVQIGLVGSQFLHCDRAVQERYLPPLIRGEETVAIALTEPGSGSDASALRTTARKVDGGWRLSGEKTAISWAMNATATLVYARTPGTTRSQGISCFVVPMDSEGVTVHHMLGMGCLPLGWGSVHLDDVFIPEDHLVGEEGRGFHTVMNHFDFSRAALGLLCLGAAQQSLNEAVQYAKDRHTFGKPLSDYQGVSFLIAEHTTMLEAARWICYKALWLRATGQPHTALASMGKWWPPQVAKNAIEAAMRIHGNLGYAAEFPLQQRYRDVTAYLIADGTAEIQKRIIAGDVFRRGTVTL, from the coding sequence ATGGTCTCGTTCGAGTTTTCCCCTGAGCATTCCGCCTTCGCGGACACACTCAACACATTCGCCACGCGGGAACTGCTGCCGCAGTACCGTGATCGCAGCGCGTCCACCGAGTTCCCGTTCGAGGCGTTCAAACAGCTCGGCGATCTCGGCGTACTCGGCATCGGCCTGCCCGACGAGTACGGCGGGACTGGCGAGGAGGACCCGGTTCTGCTCGGCCTCGCCACCGAGGTCCTCGCGGCCGGTGACGTCAACATCGCGTCCGCACCGGTGCAGATAGGCTTGGTCGGTTCACAGTTCCTGCACTGTGATCGGGCCGTGCAGGAGCGATATCTGCCACCACTGATCCGCGGTGAGGAAACCGTGGCCATCGCGCTCACCGAACCCGGCTCGGGGTCGGATGCGAGTGCGCTGCGGACCACGGCCCGGAAGGTCGACGGTGGTTGGCGCCTGAGCGGTGAGAAGACGGCGATCAGTTGGGCGATGAACGCGACCGCCACCCTGGTCTATGCCCGCACCCCCGGCACCACCCGGTCGCAGGGCATAAGTTGCTTCGTGGTTCCCATGGACAGCGAGGGCGTCACCGTCCATCACATGCTCGGAATGGGCTGTCTCCCATTGGGTTGGGGCTCGGTCCATCTCGACGACGTCTTCATTCCCGAGGACCACCTCGTGGGCGAGGAGGGTCGCGGATTCCACACCGTGATGAACCACTTCGACTTCAGTCGTGCGGCACTGGGCCTGCTGTGCCTCGGCGCCGCCCAACAGAGTCTCAACGAAGCGGTGCAGTACGCCAAGGACCGGCACACCTTCGGCAAACCGCTCAGCGACTACCAGGGGGTGTCGTTCCTGATCGCCGAGCACACGACGATGCTCGAGGCGGCCCGTTGGATCTGCTACAAGGCACTGTGGCTGCGGGCTACGGGTCAGCCGCACACCGCGCTCGCGTCGATGGGCAAATGGTGGCCCCCGCAGGTGGCCAAGAACGCCATCGAAGCCGCCATGCGCATTCACGGAAATCTCGGCTATGCTGCGGAATTTCCTCTGCAGCAACGGTATCGCGATGTCACGGCCTATCTGATCGCCGACGGTACGGCCGAGATCCAGAAACGCATCATCGCCGGCGATGTGTTCCGCCGAGGGACGGTGACGTTGTGA
- a CDS encoding 2Fe-2S iron-sulfur cluster-binding protein yields MAHVVYHLPDGTVSAVNVPTGQSVMDGSVRNNLPGIVAECGGCCSCATCHVLLPESSAGLFPEPTDEEAELVEFLDGAQPNSRLSCQLIIEDQDEVHVEVVDSNL; encoded by the coding sequence ATGGCACATGTCGTCTACCACCTGCCTGACGGCACTGTCAGCGCGGTGAACGTTCCCACCGGACAAAGCGTGATGGACGGGTCGGTGCGCAACAACTTGCCCGGCATCGTCGCCGAGTGCGGCGGGTGCTGCTCGTGCGCCACTTGTCACGTGCTGCTGCCCGAATCCAGTGCGGGGTTGTTCCCGGAGCCCACCGACGAAGAGGCCGAACTCGTCGAGTTCCTCGACGGTGCGCAACCCAACTCGCGTCTGTCGTGCCAGTTGATCATCGAAGACCAGGATGAGGTGCACGTCGAGGTCGTGGACTCGAACCTGTGA
- a CDS encoding NDMA-dependent alcohol dehydrogenase, which yields MKTRGAVLRQAPGKFEITDLVLDDPRQNEIRVKMVASGLCHSDDHMATGDLPVAVYPVCGGHEGAGIVESVGPNTPGFEPGDKVIFSFLPACGKCRWCSSGHQNLCDLGANVLVGSRWEDPTSFRLQLEDGTPVGQALGISTFSEYTTVAVDSAVKVPDDTPLEKACLLGCAIGTGWGSAVRTGEVSAGDTVLVFGAGGIGSAAVQGAAHAGAARVIVVEPVAFKRDQSLTFGATHAVATAEEGIELAQSFTNGQGADVAIVTVGVITGEHVAQAFSGIRKQGSVVVTALGDATAVGLPISILELTLYEKKIKGSLFGSSNPRADIPKLLDLYSAGYLKLDEMITTEYSLDDINQGYEDMHAGTNIRGVIRF from the coding sequence ATGAAGACGCGCGGAGCGGTGCTACGTCAGGCGCCCGGAAAATTCGAGATCACCGACCTGGTCCTCGACGACCCACGGCAGAACGAGATTCGGGTGAAGATGGTCGCGTCGGGCCTCTGCCACTCCGACGACCATATGGCCACCGGAGACCTGCCGGTTGCGGTCTACCCGGTGTGCGGTGGTCACGAGGGGGCGGGGATCGTCGAATCCGTGGGCCCCAACACCCCTGGGTTCGAACCGGGTGACAAGGTCATCTTCTCGTTTCTGCCGGCCTGCGGTAAGTGCCGGTGGTGTTCGTCGGGGCATCAGAATCTCTGCGACCTGGGCGCGAACGTACTCGTCGGCTCGAGGTGGGAAGACCCCACCAGCTTCCGTCTGCAGCTCGAGGACGGGACACCGGTCGGTCAGGCCCTGGGCATCTCGACCTTCTCCGAATACACCACGGTGGCCGTTGATTCAGCCGTCAAGGTGCCCGACGACACGCCGCTGGAGAAGGCCTGCCTATTGGGCTGCGCCATCGGTACCGGCTGGGGCTCGGCGGTGCGGACCGGTGAGGTCAGTGCAGGCGACACCGTGCTGGTCTTCGGTGCGGGCGGCATCGGATCGGCCGCTGTACAGGGTGCCGCCCACGCCGGTGCCGCACGCGTCATCGTCGTCGAGCCGGTCGCATTCAAGCGGGACCAGTCGCTGACCTTCGGCGCGACCCACGCTGTCGCCACGGCCGAGGAAGGCATCGAGCTGGCCCAGTCGTTCACCAACGGACAGGGCGCCGACGTCGCCATAGTGACTGTCGGTGTGATCACCGGCGAGCATGTGGCACAGGCATTCTCGGGAATCCGGAAGCAGGGGAGCGTGGTGGTGACCGCGCTCGGTGACGCGACAGCGGTCGGACTGCCGATCTCGATCCTCGAACTGACTCTGTACGAGAAGAAGATCAAGGGCTCGCTGTTCGGGTCGTCGAACCCCCGGGCAGACATCCCCAAGCTGCTCGATCTGTACAGCGCCGGCTATCTCAAGCTCGACGAGATGATCACCACCGAGTACTCGCTCGACGACATCAACCAGGGTTACGAGGACATGCACGCGGGGACCAACATTCGCGGCGTGATCCGGTTCTGA
- a CDS encoding MCE family protein: MIDIHKSMTERNPVTLGVVGTLAIIVILVLSFNFRSLPVVNSHDTIVGEFGDASGLMTGDPVMIAGVEVGTVSKIGLSGNKVAVTMDVDTRQQRLGTETSAAIRVKTALGQRYVDLTPAGSGSLADGAVIPLTRTASGYDITTSLQELTQRVSRTDKETLSVALDQLSGIQNALPDDLRSSLQGVTRLSTTIASRDQELRSLLENSAQTTSVLADRNTQISAMMGQGAALFTALNQRANTIHRVIVQAQQISDALDGLSADVRLSMKPTLDQLNSVLDLLNRNYQNIDRSISGLKTFTFQLGEAVGTGPFFNVLLQNIVPATLSGQTPLSPGAPR, translated from the coding sequence GTGATCGACATCCACAAGTCCATGACCGAGCGCAACCCTGTCACGCTCGGTGTGGTCGGAACGCTCGCGATCATCGTGATTCTGGTTCTCTCCTTCAACTTCCGGTCCCTGCCGGTCGTCAACTCTCACGACACCATTGTCGGCGAGTTCGGTGACGCGAGCGGCCTGATGACCGGGGACCCGGTGATGATTGCCGGAGTCGAGGTCGGCACGGTCAGCAAGATCGGACTCAGCGGCAACAAGGTGGCGGTGACGATGGACGTCGACACCCGCCAGCAGCGGCTCGGCACCGAGACCTCAGCAGCCATCCGAGTGAAAACCGCGCTCGGTCAGAGATATGTCGATCTCACCCCAGCCGGCTCGGGGTCGCTGGCGGATGGTGCGGTCATTCCCCTGACCCGCACCGCCTCCGGCTATGACATCACCACCAGTCTGCAGGAACTCACCCAGCGGGTGTCACGCACCGACAAGGAGACGTTGTCGGTCGCCCTCGATCAGCTCAGCGGCATCCAGAACGCGCTGCCCGACGACCTTCGCAGTTCGCTGCAGGGTGTCACCCGGCTGTCCACCACCATCGCGTCCCGCGACCAGGAGTTGCGCAGCCTACTCGAGAACTCCGCCCAGACCACCTCCGTCCTCGCTGACCGAAATACCCAGATCTCGGCGATGATGGGTCAGGGTGCAGCCCTCTTCACGGCGCTCAACCAGCGCGCCAACACCATTCACCGTGTCATCGTGCAGGCCCAGCAGATCTCCGACGCCCTCGACGGCCTCTCCGCCGATGTCCGGCTGTCGATGAAGCCGACCCTGGACCAACTCAATTCGGTTCTCGATCTGCTCAATCGCAACTACCAGAACATCGACCGGTCGATCTCCGGCCTGAAGACCTTCACCTTCCAGTTGGGTGAGGCGGTGGGCACCGGCCCCTTCTTCAACGTCCTCCTCCAGAACATCGTGCCCGCCACCCTCAGCGGGCAGACACCCTTGAGCCCAGGAGCCCCGCGATGA
- a CDS encoding MCE family protein — MRSRLVQVQLAVFAIISICAVGYTGYAYGGFQRYTGIGTYTVTADLSDAGGLYPNALVTYRGVDVGVVTALDAGINGASARLQIKSGNHIPANSKAYVRSVSVAGEQFIDVVPTGPGGPDLVDGSRIEQSNTNIPIPATEVIRKVYGLLEAVPKESLRTVVDEASAGLNGVGPELNRALIAASQLIGQAHRNLGATTRLVTDLNPVLGRLDAAGPQISSIATNLNSFTRQLTLSDDSIAQVLRTGAPFFDAFGGTLRDLTPSLPILLANLQSTGEVLRVNVPGLRHVLVVYPAVATAINAMHRGVQRPDDLLSGQGNLDVKLGNSSNPPSCTQGYQETRRRDPSDLSPVNPSPTAYCTLPKDDPRVARGVRNAPCASDPSVRTADLRQCPGGLPSTWRQMLARPTGGVAPSGEDPGTRGRQRNSSTVAVPYDPQTGRFHTPDGTTFQIGNLIMAPNDKGVKTQWQQLFPR, encoded by the coding sequence ATGAGATCCCGTCTGGTTCAGGTCCAGCTCGCCGTCTTCGCGATTATCTCCATCTGCGCCGTCGGTTACACCGGCTACGCCTACGGCGGATTCCAGCGCTACACCGGAATCGGTACCTACACCGTCACCGCCGACCTGTCCGACGCCGGCGGGCTGTACCCGAATGCCCTGGTCACGTACCGCGGGGTGGACGTCGGCGTGGTCACCGCCCTCGATGCCGGGATCAACGGCGCGTCGGCCCGGTTGCAGATCAAGTCCGGCAATCACATCCCGGCCAACAGCAAGGCCTACGTGCGCAGTGTCTCGGTCGCCGGTGAGCAGTTCATCGACGTGGTCCCCACGGGTCCAGGCGGACCGGATCTGGTTGACGGTTCACGGATCGAACAGAGCAACACCAACATCCCGATACCGGCGACGGAGGTCATCCGGAAGGTCTACGGCCTACTCGAAGCAGTACCCAAGGAGTCACTGCGAACCGTCGTCGACGAGGCGTCGGCCGGCTTGAACGGCGTCGGTCCCGAGCTGAACAGGGCGTTGATCGCAGCGAGCCAGCTGATCGGCCAGGCGCATCGAAATCTGGGTGCGACGACGCGTCTCGTCACCGATCTCAACCCCGTGCTCGGCAGGCTCGACGCCGCCGGGCCACAGATCTCGTCGATTGCCACCAACCTGAACAGTTTTACTCGTCAGCTCACGCTCAGCGATGACTCCATTGCCCAGGTGTTGCGCACCGGCGCACCGTTCTTCGACGCCTTCGGTGGCACGCTCCGCGATCTGACGCCGTCCCTGCCGATCCTGCTCGCAAATCTGCAGTCGACCGGAGAAGTGTTGCGGGTCAACGTCCCTGGCCTGCGACATGTCCTGGTGGTCTATCCTGCCGTCGCGACGGCGATCAACGCGATGCACCGTGGCGTGCAGCGCCCCGACGACCTGTTGTCCGGGCAGGGCAACCTCGACGTGAAGCTCGGCAACAGCAGCAATCCCCCATCCTGTACGCAGGGCTATCAGGAGACCCGTCGCCGCGATCCGAGCGACCTGAGTCCGGTGAATCCTTCCCCCACCGCATACTGCACCCTGCCGAAAGATGATCCGCGAGTGGCTCGCGGTGTCCGTAATGCACCGTGTGCCAGCGATCCGAGTGTGCGCACCGCCGATCTGCGTCAGTGCCCCGGCGGCCTGCCGTCTACCTGGCGGCAGATGCTGGCCCGGCCCACCGGGGGCGTCGCTCCGTCCGGTGAAGACCCCGGGACACGCGGCCGGCAGCGGAACTCCTCGACAGTCGCGGTTCCCTATGACCCGCAGACCGGACGGTTTCACACCCCGGACGGCACCACGTTCCAGATCGGAAACCTGATCATGGCACCGAATGACAAAGGAGTGAAAACCCAATGGCAGCAACTCTTCCCGCGGTAG
- a CDS encoding MCE family protein encodes MIRRHKAGQQKRSATSAAGSLPGKVLVVLVAIAIVAVVTAMYNVRSGSTSLSITFRNSAGLYVGDRVMILGVPVGTVDAIEPRPDGVKVDVTVEDGHPVPADARAAIIAPTLVSGRYVQLAPAYTGGPQMADDSSISVRNTATPVEFDEIKQQLVQLSDDLGPSTTDQQGSLNRFLDASASTLKGNGSLLRDALTQLSKATTTLNDGGNDLFATVRNLSTVTSSLSESDQQISAFTNQLAGFSTVLADNRTELASLLASLNGTFDRVKTFLDTNRAALLRDVGKANTISGLLVKRMDTLAEILHGLPTALSDFYNIYDPKANSLTGALGIPDIPDPRSLICALLTTVNAPADQCRTAITQLHRNAAAATTRTGIQGGGHR; translated from the coding sequence ATGATCCGACGACACAAGGCAGGCCAACAGAAACGATCGGCCACCTCGGCGGCCGGCTCCCTACCGGGCAAGGTGCTGGTCGTGCTGGTGGCGATCGCCATCGTGGCCGTTGTCACGGCGATGTACAACGTGCGCTCGGGCTCCACCAGCCTGTCGATCACTTTCCGCAATTCGGCGGGCCTCTACGTCGGCGACCGAGTGATGATCCTCGGGGTTCCGGTGGGAACCGTCGATGCCATCGAACCCCGGCCCGACGGCGTGAAAGTCGATGTCACCGTCGAGGACGGCCACCCGGTCCCAGCCGATGCCCGGGCCGCGATCATCGCACCGACCCTGGTGTCGGGACGGTATGTTCAGCTGGCCCCGGCCTACACCGGCGGGCCACAGATGGCTGATGATTCGTCGATCTCGGTCCGGAACACCGCCACACCAGTCGAGTTCGACGAGATCAAGCAACAACTGGTGCAGTTGTCCGACGACCTCGGTCCGTCCACCACCGATCAGCAGGGCTCACTCAACAGGTTCCTTGATGCCAGCGCATCCACGCTGAAAGGGAACGGCTCACTGCTCCGCGATGCCTTGACTCAGCTGTCGAAAGCGACCACCACCCTCAACGACGGTGGGAACGACCTCTTCGCCACCGTGCGCAACCTGTCCACGGTCACCTCTTCGCTGTCCGAATCCGACCAGCAGATATCAGCTTTCACCAACCAGCTCGCCGGCTTCTCCACCGTTCTCGCCGACAATCGCACCGAACTGGCCTCCCTGCTGGCCAGCCTGAACGGCACGTTCGACAGAGTGAAGACATTTCTCGACACCAACCGGGCCGCGCTACTGCGTGACGTCGGCAAGGCCAACACCATCTCCGGTCTGCTCGTCAAGCGCATGGACACTCTGGCCGAGATTCTGCACGGGCTGCCCACCGCGTTGTCGGACTTCTACAACATCTATGACCCTAAGGCGAACTCGCTGACGGGTGCGCTGGGCATACCCGACATCCCGGATCCGCGTTCGTTGATCTGTGCACTGCTCACCACGGTGAATGCGCCGGCCGACCAGTGCCGCACCGCCATCACCCAACTGCATCGCAACGCCGCGGCCGCCACGACTCGCACCGGCATCCAGGGAGGTGGACACAGGTGA
- a CDS encoding MlaE family ABC transporter permease: MGKQLSFYGQSVAAIPRTINRYRLEVLRLLAEVSMGSGALAVIGGTVVIVAMLSVAVGYEVGQQGASSLGRIGLGAFAGFISAFFNTREAIPAIAGIALTATVGAGFTAQLGAMRVSEEIDALETMSIPSLPFLVTTRLIAGTIAVIPLYAVSLIVGYAATQFVTVVLYGQASGTYAHYFSVFLIPKDVLWSAVKVLIMAVVVMCVHCYHGYNARGGPAGVGVAVGRAVRTSLIAVMLIDLLVGLAVYGGPSGAVKVSG, translated from the coding sequence ATGGGCAAGCAGCTCTCGTTCTACGGCCAGAGCGTTGCCGCGATCCCTCGAACCATCAATCGCTATCGCCTCGAGGTGCTCCGGCTTCTCGCTGAAGTGTCCATGGGCAGCGGCGCATTGGCGGTGATCGGCGGCACCGTGGTGATCGTGGCGATGCTGTCGGTCGCCGTGGGTTACGAGGTCGGCCAGCAGGGCGCGTCCTCACTTGGACGGATCGGCCTCGGCGCGTTCGCCGGGTTCATCTCTGCCTTCTTCAATACGCGTGAAGCGATCCCTGCGATCGCGGGTATCGCTTTGACCGCCACCGTCGGTGCCGGTTTCACCGCACAACTCGGCGCGATGCGGGTCAGCGAGGAGATCGACGCTCTCGAGACCATGTCCATCCCGTCGTTGCCCTTCCTCGTCACCACCCGGCTGATAGCCGGCACGATCGCCGTCATTCCGCTCTATGCCGTTTCACTCATCGTGGGTTACGCCGCAACACAATTCGTCACCGTGGTTCTGTACGGGCAAGCCAGTGGCACGTATGCGCACTACTTCAGTGTGTTCCTGATCCCCAAAGATGTGCTGTGGTCGGCGGTCAAGGTACTGATCATGGCGGTCGTGGTGATGTGCGTGCACTGTTATCACGGGTACAACGCTCGTGGCGGTCCCGCCGGCGTGGGGGTCGCGGTCGGGCGGGCGGTGCGCACCTCTCTCATCGCCGTCATGCTCATCGACCTCCTGGTCGGTCTAGCCGTCTACGGCGGCCCCTCCGGTGCGGTAAAGGTGTCCGGCTGA
- a CDS encoding PaaI family thioesterase, translating to MTQRSHLVSVTATPANVATTFDVPTADVPVSEALGLRDRAAGHVEMPPNELAANAMGNVHGGVLLIGSEVAAMSALEASGEFRTTSIDIAYVRPGDGRNTVTFGAEVLHRGRSVAVIAVTAFNSSGKPCSNATVVVQRRRP from the coding sequence GTGACCCAGCGTTCGCATCTCGTGAGCGTCACCGCAACTCCGGCCAATGTCGCCACCACGTTCGACGTGCCGACCGCCGACGTGCCGGTCTCCGAGGCCCTTGGACTGCGTGATCGCGCGGCGGGACACGTCGAGATGCCGCCGAATGAGCTGGCCGCCAACGCAATGGGCAACGTGCATGGTGGTGTGCTCCTGATCGGGTCGGAAGTCGCCGCGATGTCGGCGCTCGAGGCGTCAGGTGAATTCCGAACCACCAGCATCGACATCGCGTACGTCCGCCCGGGTGACGGCCGAAATACGGTCACCTTTGGCGCCGAGGTCCTGCACCGAGGCCGTTCGGTGGCAGTCATCGCAGTGACGGCGTTCAACTCTTCAGGCAAACCATGCTCGAACGCCACCGTCGTCGTACAACGGAGGAGACCATGA
- a CDS encoding MCE family protein, with protein MNHFAELSRRANVALGVLLIVAIIGAVTLSISLYRGAFNKTTGITLVTDRSGLMLEEGSDVKLHGVVVGRVQHISLRDNQVHMKLAMETGQALRIPSNITAAIDPTTLLGRKFVTLVPPPNEASTHLTGGEVIRTTTVTTEVNDLLTSLVSVLQEINPEKVSTTTANLSTALAGTGDQVGTLVDQLDSYLRDFNPYLPQLRDDLRLGAGVVDRLASAAPELMSTVRQASVTARTLTDNQAQFAAFVLSFSDFGQAGRDLFVRGGVPLQRAARSLNAPLNLLSEFSPIYPCFLSNLAQTNRFLERTVGGSARPGLNVASTLLMGNPPYTYPENLPKVGLSGTSPSCYASSSSPTPHIAFDDGSDAYRPIDSPDDLIGNPLATMLYGVDR; from the coding sequence ATGAATCACTTCGCAGAACTGAGTCGACGCGCCAATGTGGCGCTCGGCGTGTTGCTGATCGTCGCGATCATCGGTGCGGTCACGCTGTCGATCAGCCTTTACCGGGGTGCATTCAACAAGACCACCGGCATCACGCTCGTCACCGACCGGTCGGGCCTGATGCTCGAAGAAGGTAGCGACGTGAAACTGCACGGCGTCGTGGTCGGCCGGGTCCAACACATTTCGCTACGGGACAACCAGGTCCACATGAAGTTGGCCATGGAAACCGGCCAGGCCCTGCGTATTCCGTCCAACATCACTGCCGCCATCGACCCGACGACGCTGCTCGGCCGCAAGTTCGTCACCTTGGTACCCCCGCCGAACGAGGCCAGTACCCATCTCACCGGTGGGGAGGTGATCCGCACGACGACCGTCACCACCGAGGTCAACGATCTGCTCACCTCGCTCGTCAGTGTGCTGCAGGAGATCAACCCGGAGAAGGTCTCCACCACCACGGCCAACCTCTCGACAGCCTTGGCAGGTACCGGCGACCAGGTCGGCACTCTCGTCGATCAGCTCGACAGCTATCTACGCGACTTCAACCCCTACCTCCCGCAGCTACGAGACGACCTGCGGCTCGGCGCCGGCGTCGTCGACCGGTTGGCCTCGGCGGCGCCGGAATTGATGTCCACGGTGCGTCAGGCGTCGGTCACCGCACGGACTCTGACAGACAATCAGGCGCAGTTCGCCGCCTTCGTACTGAGCTTCAGCGACTTCGGTCAGGCGGGCCGGGACCTGTTCGTCCGCGGCGGAGTTCCACTGCAGAGAGCCGCGCGTTCACTCAACGCGCCGCTGAACCTGCTGTCCGAGTTCAGTCCGATCTACCCATGCTTCCTGTCCAACCTGGCCCAGACCAACCGCTTTCTCGAACGGACCGTCGGCGGCAGCGCCCGACCGGGCCTGAACGTCGCCAGCACCCTGTTGATGGGTAACCCGCCTTACACCTACCCGGAGAACCTCCCGAAGGTCGGATTGTCCGGCACCTCGCCGAGTTGCTACGCCAGTTCGTCCTCGCCGACCCCGCACATCGCCTTCGACGACGGCAGCGACGCCTACCGGCCCATCGACAGTCCCGACGACCTGATCGGGAATCCCCTGGCCACAATGCTGTACGGAGTCGACCGATGA
- a CDS encoding MCE family protein, whose amino-acid sequence MKLTAILLKLSAFLVVTLISGAFVAVLAGNLRFGPTETYRAVFSTASGVSGGSEVRIAGVPVGTVDGVELDGSGNAVVTFDVDEDIRLTRGTQALIRYKNLIGDRFLELRQGSGEMVWLDRGEAIPLANTTPALDIDQVVNGFKPLLQGLDPNQANSLATSLIAVLNGQETAVSTLVDQLTVLTTSLADRNEAIGRIITNFNEVLSTINSRHQKFDNLIDGLAMLVRDLSRDRGSISGSLVKIDGLTAALGDIVSSVRPDLAAGVGDLGRLSGNLNTSADTLSMILGSLPETYRLTARASSYGSFVNFFVCGLAIKYGPGSADQTPMFTAPATRCHP is encoded by the coding sequence ATGAAACTCACCGCCATCCTCCTCAAGTTGTCCGCGTTCCTCGTCGTCACCCTGATCTCGGGGGCCTTCGTGGCGGTCCTGGCCGGCAACCTGCGGTTCGGACCGACGGAGACCTACCGCGCCGTGTTCAGCACGGCGTCGGGTGTCTCCGGTGGTTCGGAGGTCCGGATCGCCGGTGTACCGGTCGGAACGGTCGACGGTGTCGAACTCGACGGGTCCGGTAATGCCGTCGTCACCTTCGACGTCGACGAGGACATCCGCCTGACCCGCGGCACCCAGGCGCTGATCCGCTACAAGAACCTGATCGGTGACCGCTTCCTCGAACTGCGCCAGGGCAGCGGCGAGATGGTCTGGCTTGATCGCGGCGAGGCCATCCCGCTGGCAAATACCACCCCGGCCCTCGATATCGACCAGGTGGTCAACGGATTCAAACCCCTTCTGCAGGGACTGGATCCGAACCAGGCGAACAGCCTGGCGACCTCGCTGATCGCCGTCCTCAACGGACAGGAGACGGCCGTCTCGACCCTCGTCGACCAGCTCACGGTCCTGACCACCTCCTTGGCCGACCGCAATGAGGCGATCGGCCGGATCATCACCAACTTCAACGAGGTGCTCTCGACCATCAACAGTCGTCACCAGAAGTTCGACAACCTGATCGACGGACTGGCCATGCTGGTTCGTGATCTGTCCCGGGACCGCGGATCGATCAGCGGATCGCTGGTGAAGATCGACGGTCTCACCGCCGCGCTCGGCGACATCGTCAGCTCGGTCCGACCGGACCTGGCGGCCGGTGTGGGCGATCTCGGCCGGCTGTCCGGCAACCTCAACACCAGCGCCGACACGCTGTCGATGATCCTCGGTTCTCTTCCCGAGACCTACCGCCTGACTGCGCGGGCATCGTCCTATGGCAGCTTCGTCAACTTCTTCGTCTGCGGTCTGGCCATCAAGTACGGACCGGGCAGTGCCGACCAGACCCCGATGTTCACCGCTCCCGCCACGAGGTGCCACCCGTGA
- a CDS encoding MlaE family ABC transporter permease yields MRALRTGSTVLPKAVGGFYATSLETLRYLVTSRFQTREFLAQAWFIASISIFPALAMSIPFCMMFVYEINILLAEVGAVDLSGAGAGVAIIREIGPVITVLVVAGAGSTAICADLGSRTIREEIDAMRVLGIDPIQRLCVPRVVASTLVAILLNGLVSAVGIVGGYISTVYLQGASPGQYITSISVITGLPDFFVSEIKAGVFGLLAGLVACHLGLNVKGGPKGVGDAVNQTVVFSFLLLFLANSVITTIALH; encoded by the coding sequence ATGCGTGCGCTTCGAACGGGAAGTACCGTCTTGCCCAAGGCGGTGGGCGGCTTCTATGCCACCTCATTGGAGACGCTGCGCTATTTGGTGACGTCGCGATTCCAGACGCGGGAGTTCCTCGCGCAGGCTTGGTTCATCGCCTCGATATCGATCTTTCCGGCGCTGGCGATGTCGATCCCGTTCTGCATGATGTTCGTCTATGAGATCAACATCCTGCTCGCCGAGGTAGGTGCGGTGGACCTCAGCGGAGCCGGGGCCGGCGTCGCAATCATCCGTGAAATCGGGCCGGTGATCACGGTTCTCGTGGTCGCCGGGGCAGGATCGACGGCGATCTGCGCGGACCTGGGCTCCCGCACTATCCGCGAGGAGATCGACGCGATGCGAGTCCTCGGCATCGACCCGATCCAACGTCTCTGCGTCCCAAGGGTTGTCGCTTCCACGCTGGTCGCGATTCTGCTGAACGGACTCGTGTCGGCGGTCGGAATCGTCGGCGGGTACATCTCCACCGTCTACCTGCAGGGCGCGTCCCCCGGCCAGTACATCACCAGCATCTCCGTCATCACCGGTCTGCCCGATTTCTTCGTCAGTGAGATCAAGGCCGGGGTGTTCGGCCTCCTTGCCGGACTGGTGGCCTGCCATCTGGGCCTCAACGTGAAAGGCGGCCCCAAAGGCGTCGGAGATGCCGTGAACCAGACGGTCGTTTTCTCCTTCCTTTTGCTCTTCCTTGCGAATTCGGTCATCACGACGATCGCCCTGCACTGA